Proteins from one Triticum aestivum cultivar Chinese Spring chromosome 7A, IWGSC CS RefSeq v2.1, whole genome shotgun sequence genomic window:
- the LOC123154852 gene encoding SKP1-like protein 1A: protein MADATPAEASSSGEAAGEKSNKKITLISSDGESFEVTAEAAAMSQTIHHMMEDNCVENGIPLPNVPSKILSKVIEYCNKHVSSGEQDLKSFDASFINVDQDTLYDLILAANYLDVKGLLELCLQTVADMIKGKTVEEIRKTFNIKCDFSPEEEAEIKKENQWAFE, encoded by the coding sequence ATGGCTGATGCGACGCCAGCGGAAGCAAGCAGCAGCGGCGAGGCCGCGGGCGAGAAGAGCAATAAGAAGATCACGCTGATCAGCTCCGACGGCGAGAGCTTCGAGGtcacggcggaggcggcggccatgTCGCAGACCATCCACCACATGATGGAGGACAACTGCGTCGAGAACGGCATCCCGCTGCCCAACGTGCCCTCCAAGATCCTCTCCAAGGTCATCGAGTACTGCAACAAGCACGTCTCCAGCGGCGAGCAGGACCTCAAGAGCTTCGACGCCAGCTTCATCAACGTCGACCAGGACACGCTATACGACCTCATCCTCGCCGCCAACTATCTGGACGTCAAGGGGCTCCTGGAACTCTGCCTGCAGACGGTGGCCGACATGATCAAGGGCAAGACGGTCGAGGAGATACGCAAGACGTTCAACATCAAGTGCGACttctcgccagaggaggaggccgaGATAAAAAAGGAGAACCAATGGGCCTTCGAGTAG